The Dehalobacter sp. genomic interval TAAGTACAATATTTTGGGGTATCGAATTCAGGCTATCGGACACGAAATTTCACCTCTCTATTCCATCCTGATCCTGCCCATCACAGGCGCAACAATCACATTTCTTTCTAAATCCCCTGACGCCAGCATGACCGTCAGACCGGTGTCAGGCGTCCCTGTCGGGCGAAAAGTAAGATCAGAAGGACTATTGGCAAAGTGCACCCCATTCTGCAGGTTGACTTTACGGATAAACTCTCCCTGTCTGAAGATCTTATATTCACCGGTATAAACAGAAAATTTAATTTTATACCAAACATTCTCAGCCAAAGCTGTCTGCTGAACTTCCCGTAAGTCCTGAAGCAGAACTGCGGCTG includes:
- a CDS encoding prepilin-type N-terminal cleavage/methylation domain-containing protein; protein product: MMAKKRNGYSLIEILLVLALLSSAAFTFLVHIPQQMEERRLELSAAVLLQDLREVQQTALAENVWYKIKFSVYTGEYKIFRQGEFIRKVNLQNGVHFANSPSDLTFRPTGTPDTGLTVMLASGDLERNVIVAPVMGRIRME